A window of Oceanispirochaeta sp. M1 genomic DNA:
CAAGAGAAATAGCGGTGGACATTACGGTAGTATCTCCGCTGATCAGATTCACGATTCCCTGGTTTCCGTTGTCATAGGTAACCGTATCGTTATCAGCGCCCATTTGTGTATAGATATTGCTCTGAATACTGTGGAGAGGTGTTCCGTGACCGGGACCTCCAAATACAATTCTGTTTTCACCGGCGTATTTCTTGAGGCTTTCCATAGAATCGATGCCACTGCTAGAAGGGGCCGCGTATAGTGCAAACTGTATAACCTGAAGACTGAAGAAAGGCTCGTAGTCATCGCGAGTAAACTTAGTCTTCTGGGATAAAGGAATGTAAGAAAGAAGACTACTGTTGGTAAAGAGAACTCTGTTAGTATTGGGTTTCTCTGTCAGGTATTGAGTGGCAGCTACGATACCACCGGCTCCCAGAACATTTTCAACAACAACTTCTGTACCCAGTTCGTCGGCCAGATATCCGGCAATGACTCTGTTAGCTATATCGGCTCCTCCGCCTGCTGCGTAGGGAACAATTATATAAAGCGGTTCTTTTAGGAAATTCTCAACAACCTTCGATGATCCTTCCGATTTCTCTCCACTTTCGGAGGTATTCCCGGCATTATTACGTCCGGAACAACTCCATGTAAAAATCATAATTATTCCCAGAATTACTATAAAGCTTTTCTGTTTCATCTTTTTCTCCGTCCTTTTCATTTTCGTTTGTTAATTGATTATATTTCAGGATATTGAATCAAACCATGACATATGGCATGGTTTGATGATTTATTATTTTTTACTTAACATGCCACATGTCATTGTCTATCAACTGGTAGGAGATATACTAATTATGTACATATCAGATATCAGGAGACGATAATGAGTAATCAGCCAAATATTATATTATTTTTAACCGATGATCATGCCCGATGGGCTTTAGGTGCCTATGACGATCCCTATGTCTTAACACCTAATTTGGATTATATGGCTCGAAACGGCGTTCTGATGAAAGAGGCCTCTACACCGAACCCTGTATGTTCTCCCGCACGCGCTTGTCTTTTTACAGGTCGTATACCTTCTCAGCACGGTATACACGACTATTTGGGGAACACTCCCAACAGAGATGAAAATAAACATTGGCTAAAGGAAGAAGTACCCATTCAGGCACTTTTTAAAAAGGGAGGTTATGAGACGGCCTTAATCGGTAAATGGCATCTTGGCCAGGAGCATACTGATAAAGAACATTTTGACTATTCCTTTACAATCGGCACAGAATATCCCATTCTCCACGGAGAAAACAGAACTTTTTATAAAGGCAGTGAAAAGGTCGAATGCGAAGGTTCTCTGACCAGAACAATAACCAATGAGGCTCTGAGATATCTCAAAGAGAGAGATCGTTCCAAACCTCTGTTTCTTGTCATAGGTCACTATGCGACGCACAGTCAGTGGCAGGGACACAGAGAGAGACTGGTCGATTATTACCGGCAGAAAAACATAGTGACACGTGATCAGACACAGAACTACTCTTTCGGTTCCCAGCGTAACGAATCACTCGATGCCACCAGAAATAATCCTATAGAGGCTCTGAGCCAGTATTACGCCGCCGTATCCCAGATAGACGAATCGGTGGGTTCCGTGCTCGATGAAATTGAAGGTCAGAAACTGATGGATCAAACACTTTTTGTTTACACATCGGATCACGGTTTGAATTGCGGTGATCACGGATTGTGGGGCAAAGGGAATGCGACATATCCTTTGAATCTCCTCGATCGATCAATCCAGGTACCACTTGTATTTTATGGACCTGAAATCCTGTTCAATAGACAAAAAAGGTCGGAAATGGTTAATCATACGGATCTGTTTCAGACTCTGCTAGATATCGGGGAGATTAAAGAGAGCGAAGAGGAAAAACAGAAAAGGAATTCTCCTGGAATCAGTTTCGCTCCTGCACTGACAAATGGCAGCAGCCTGACTAATTGGAAAACTGAACAGTTTTATGAGTACGGTCCCGTACGCATGATACGTACGAAAAAATACAAATTAATTCTATATCCTGATTCTGCCAACAACCTGCTGATCGATCTTGTCAACGATCCCGATGAGATCGAAAATCTTTACAGAGAAGAATCATATGGAAAAATCATTGAAGTGTTAAAGACTAAAATTAACATTTTTTTTGATCAATTCACATCCGATCATTTCGATGGAGTAAAATGTCTGGACACACTTCCCCAATATAACAGTCTTCAGGCCTGGGAGCCTGAAAAAGAGAGAAAATAATGAAAAAGAAAACTAATATCCTGATGTTGGTGAGTGATCATCAACTGCATTACAGACACGGGTGGGATGGAGGCGAAGGTCCTAAAAGACCGGAATTTGACAAATTTGCCTCCCAGGGGACGAATTTTGACAGGGCTTATTCTGTTACTCCTCTTTGCGGTCCTGCCAGAAGATCTCTTTTAACCGGCCTCTACCCCCACAATCACGGAAATGTACACAATCAGACAGAATCACCTTACGATCACGATATCTATTTCAATAAACTGGCTGATGAGGGATATAGGAATTATTACTACGGGAAATGGCATGCCGGCCCGGGAACAGCCCTGGACTTTGGCTGTGAAGGATTCTGCCCCTCCTTTTACGGTAATCCCTATATCACAAAGGAATACAAAGATTATCTTCAGAAGGAAAACATTCCCAAAGCGTCTCACCGCATAGATAACTATTTCTGGAATAACAGCTCTAAAGAAAAATTCAAAACCCTCCATGAAGGGAAAACTGACTATTTCTGTGAATACGACTGGTGCGGTGAGCCCTGTGTCGGTGTGACCAACAGCCCAAAAGAATCACATGAAAGTTTTTTCCTCAGTTACCTGGCTTGTCAAAAACTGGAAGAGATCGCTGTAAACGGTAATAATGAACCTTTTCATTTAAGAGTCGATATGTGGGGACCTCATCAACCCTATTTCCCGACCCAGGAATACTTAGATATGTATGACCCAGGGGCTATCAAGGAATATGGCAGTTTCCGTGATAACCTGGAGAATAAGCCGACCTGCTACCAAAAAATGAATCGTCCCATAGCCGATGAAAATGGCAACATGATCATACCGAGCGTATTTGAATGGGAAAAATGGCAGCAAATCCTGGCAAAAGCTTATGCCCAAACGACGATGACCGATGAGGCGATGGGCCGTATCGTAAAAAAACTTGATGACCTGGGCCTCGGGGAGGATACAGTAGTCATCTGGACAAGCGATCACGGCGATGCCCTAGCAAGCCACGGAGGAATGTTCGACAAAGGAAGCTTCATGACAGAGGAAATTGTCAGAATTCCTCTAGCTGTCCGCTTCCCAGAAAAAAATAAATATGTAAGTGATACTGAAGCCCTTGTTAATACAACGGATATCGCTCCTACCATATTGGATCTGGCCGGTACCTCTTTCAGCAGCGAAATCGATGGAGAGAGCCTCATCCCCCTATGTTCCGGAGAAAAAAAAGGGCGTCAATCCATGATGATAGAGAATTACGGTCAGGGTTACAGAGACACACAGCGATCGCGGACCATTGTAACGAATCAGTTTAAATACACGATCTATGAAGATGATATCAGTGAATTATACAACTTGAAAAACGACCCTTATGAGTTGAATAATTTAAGAAATGATAAAGAAATCGTTCGCCCGCTGGACAAAAGACTGAAAGATTTGATTCTCGAGAAAGGAGATGAAGACGGAATGACAATCTATAAGAGAAAACTATGATTGATAAAAACAGGACTATTCAGCTACTGATTGATAATAGTCTCGATTTGAAATCTCTATTTAAAAATATTCCGGGTCACATAATACGGCACTTTGAGATAGTTCAGTACAAGAAAGGCCATAAAGTTATAGAAAAAGGTACGATAAATTCTTACATTTATATCCTCTACGAAGGGGAAAACCGGATAATAAATGAATTCAGTAATGGCAGAGTGTTTGAATTCTCCTCTACAATCCGAAAAAAACCTCATATAGCCTTCAGCGGTCTTCTTGAATTTTTTTCAGACAATCCGGAAGCGACATCGACAGTCATCACAAGCGCCGAATCGACCTATTTGCGGATAAGCAAGAAAAAATTCGGACAATGGCTGAACGAAGATTTCGAAGCCTATAAAAAGGTCGTACAGATCTTTGCCAAACAGCTATATCCCTCGCTTGATAGAATGGGAACTATGAAGGTCCATTCCGGAGTATATTTACTTGCCAATTATCTTGTCATCAACTACAAAGAAAAAATGCCAGAAGAATCAGAAATAATCATCGGAGAAACAAGGGAAAGACTCTCTCAGGATCTAGGCATCAGCCTGAGAACGGTATACCGGCTCTGTAAAGAGCTGAAAGATATGGAGCTGATCGATATCGAAAAGAAAAAGATCAGAATTACATCGGAAGGGATGGATGGGCTGAATGAGCTCGTTGAAGAAATCTATTAACAGGAGAAAATATGAATAAAGAAAAAGACTATTATGAAAAGCTGAGCGAATCGGCGGAATACATTAAGGGATTCCTGTCCGGAACCCCGGATCTGGCTATAATTCTGGGATCTGGACTGGGTTCTCTAGTCGAAAACCTGGAAAAAAAAGTCATTGTTGAGTATTCTGGTATCCCCCATTTTCCCGAAGTGACCGTCAAAGGACATGAAGGGAGAATTGTCTATGGTGAAATGAAGGGAAAAAAAGTTCTCATGTTTCAGGGTCGATTCCACTATTACGAAGGATATTCTATGAAAGAGGTGACCTATCCCGTATATCTTTTGAAACTGCTTTCGATACCCCGACTCATTGTCACGAATTCCTGTGGAGGAATTAATAAGGATTTTGAGCCGGGAGATCTTATGATCATTAGAGATTACATCAACCTCATGCCTTCCAATCCTCTTATCGGAAGTAATGACGAACGGCTTGGAACGAGGTTTCCCGATATGTCAGAGCCCTTTAATAAAGAATTTGTCGAAGTTGCCACAAAAGCGGCAGAAACACTCAATCTACCCTATAAAGAAGGCGTCTATGCCAGTTTTATGGGTCCCTGTTATGAAACGGCAGCAGAAATCAGATCTATGGCCGATATGGGCGCCGATACTGTGGGCATGTCGACAGTTCCAGAAACCATGGTTGCCAATTACCTGGGATTGAAAGTTCTCGGAATTTCCTGCATTACTAATATGGCTACGGGAATACAGAAAGTGAAACATTCCCATGAGAGGGTTGTGGAAATTGCTCAGAAATCTTCAGTAGTTTTTTGCAAATGGGTAGAAAAAATAATTGAAGAAATCGAATGAATTTAATTTGATATCTGGTGATAAATAAAGTCTCAAATACTTCCCTTACTGAATGCACTAGACAAATTAGATAATAATCAACTGTGATCGGTTTATTTCATCATTATTACCTGAGTTCTGCCTGATTCATCATCTTGAATGTAAAAAAATACACCACTGGATGAATTATCATTTAAAGGGAATAGAAGATTATGGAAATTCTTTACCTTATGGTTGCACTCATCTCTACTACTATCGGAGCCATATCTGGCCTTGGTGGTGGAGTTATCATCAAACCTGTTCTCGACACACTGGGGCAGTATGATATTTTAACAATAAGTCTTTTGTCTTCTTTTACCGTTTTTTCCATGGCTGTTGTTTCAACAATTAAACAATATGCTGCAGGAGTGCGTTTTGAGGGAAAAAGAACCATATGGCTTTCGGGGGGATCAATTCTCGGTGGGATTGCAGGAAAATCTCTCTTTTCACTGATCTATCAGCTGGTCGAGAATAAAGAGTTGATAACCGCTTCCCAATCGATGATTCTAGGAGTTCTCCTTATTATCGTTTTGCTCTATCTTTTAAAAAAGAACCTGCAAAGCTTCCATATTCATAATCTTTTTAATATTTTTCTGGTAGGTTTATTCCTTGGAATGATTGCATCTTTTCTGGGTGTTGGCGGTGGTCCTTTTAATGTGGTTCTACTCGCTTTGTTGTTTTCTATGGATACAAAAACCGCAGCAATGCATTCCGTTCTTATTATCCTGTTCAGTCAGTTTGCCAAGCTGCTTTCTGTTTATGTTGATACAGGATTTGCACCATATAACTTATCGATGCTTTTATTTATGATGCCCGGCGGCATATTAGGAGGATTGATAGGATCCTCTTTAAACCGGAAATTTAACAGAAAATTTATTGAGATCTTATTCATGATCACAATAATTTTAATAATCGGCCTGAATTTTTATATATTTTTAAAATCAATGTTATAGGATTGTGATAATGACTAATTTCCATTTAATGGCAAAACCTGCCGGCCCCTCGTGCAACCTTAACTGTACCTATTGTTTTTATCTGGAAAAGGAATCTTTGTTTCATGAGAAAAAAACAATGATGCCCGATGAAGTTCTTGAGGCTTATACAGAAAAATATATCAGGTCTCAATCATTTAAAGAAATAAACTTTGCCTGGCAGGGCGGTGAACCGACAATGGCAGGTCTGGATTTTTTCAGGAAAGCTCTTAAACTCCAGAAAAGATTTAATTCCGGGAAGAAAATATCTAATGCCATACAGACAAATGGAACACTTCTGACTGAAGAATGGTGCAGATTCCTGGCAAAAAATAAATTTCTCGTGGGATTAAGCCTCGATGGACCGGAGCTGCTGCACGACGCCTACAGAAAAAGCAAAACAGGTGGACCGACATTTAAAAAACTGCAAAGGTCTTTGAAATTACTGAAAGAAAACAACGTTGAATACAATGTTTTAACAACTGTGAATGGCAAGAACAGCAAAGAACCGCTGGAGGTTTACAATTTCTTAATGGAATCCGGTGTGGAATACATTCAATTTATTCCCATTGTTGAAAGAGCAGCCGACGCAAAATCTATTGAACTGGGTTTTACCCTTTCAACTCCCCCTTCTAAAGATCAGCAAAACATCAATCTCACAGACTGGTCTGTAGAATCATCTGCCTATGGGGATTTTCTTATTGCCATATTCAACCAGTGGGTGAAAAACGATGTCGGTTCTGTTTTTGTCATGAATTTCGAATGGGCTTTCAGTTCAGCAATAAAAGGTGTTTCCGGTATCTGTCAATTTGCACAGAAATGCGGCAATGCGGGAATCGTTGAGCACAATGGGGATATTTATTCGTGCGATCACTATGTATATCCTGAATATAAACTGGGCAATATTATATCAGATGATCCGAAAGTTCTATTCCAATCGGATCAACAGACAAAATTCGGTAACAACAAATATGATGGTCTGAGCAAAGAGTGCCGGGACTGTCCAGTTCTAACTCTCTGTTATGGGGGATGTCCAAAACACCGTTTTATTTTTAATAGAGAGGAGATCCATCCACAGAACTATCTCTGCAGGGGATATAAAAGATTCTTCACTCACATCCTTCCTTATGCAGAGATGATAAAAACTCTGATCGATGAAAGAAAACCCGTTACTGATCTGATGAAAATGACTCATCCGGTGGTGTAGATTTTTTTCT
This region includes:
- a CDS encoding anaerobic sulfatase maturase, with the translated sequence MTNFHLMAKPAGPSCNLNCTYCFYLEKESLFHEKKTMMPDEVLEAYTEKYIRSQSFKEINFAWQGGEPTMAGLDFFRKALKLQKRFNSGKKISNAIQTNGTLLTEEWCRFLAKNKFLVGLSLDGPELLHDAYRKSKTGGPTFKKLQRSLKLLKENNVEYNVLTTVNGKNSKEPLEVYNFLMESGVEYIQFIPIVERAADAKSIELGFTLSTPPSKDQQNINLTDWSVESSAYGDFLIAIFNQWVKNDVGSVFVMNFEWAFSSAIKGVSGICQFAQKCGNAGIVEHNGDIYSCDHYVYPEYKLGNIISDDPKVLFQSDQQTKFGNNKYDGLSKECRDCPVLTLCYGGCPKHRFIFNREEIHPQNYLCRGYKRFFTHILPYAEMIKTLIDERKPVTDLMKMTHPVV
- a CDS encoding tripartite tricarboxylate transporter substrate-binding protein encodes the protein MKQKSFIVILGIIMIFTWSCSGRNNAGNTSESGEKSEGSSKVVENFLKEPLYIIVPYAAGGGADIANRVIAGYLADELGTEVVVENVLGAGGIVAATQYLTEKPNTNRVLFTNSSLLSYIPLSQKTKFTRDDYEPFFSLQVIQFALYAAPSSSGIDSMESLKKYAGENRIVFGGPGHGTPLHSIQSNIYTQMGADNDTVTYDNGNQGIVNLISGDTTVMSTAISLADQFVQEGSIVPLAILSANDYDGIYGKITSIKNYGYELYNDMLTMYAIRKGTDPEIINLLYGAFDRVMNNETFKAEMAKAQSAEYRNMNGREISIFLDEMDKINKVLVEGNK
- a CDS encoding purine-nucleoside phosphorylase produces the protein MNKEKDYYEKLSESAEYIKGFLSGTPDLAIILGSGLGSLVENLEKKVIVEYSGIPHFPEVTVKGHEGRIVYGEMKGKKVLMFQGRFHYYEGYSMKEVTYPVYLLKLLSIPRLIVTNSCGGINKDFEPGDLMIIRDYINLMPSNPLIGSNDERLGTRFPDMSEPFNKEFVEVATKAAETLNLPYKEGVYASFMGPCYETAAEIRSMADMGADTVGMSTVPETMVANYLGLKVLGISCITNMATGIQKVKHSHERVVEIAQKSSVVFCKWVEKIIEEIE
- a CDS encoding Crp/Fnr family transcriptional regulator, producing MIDKNRTIQLLIDNSLDLKSLFKNIPGHIIRHFEIVQYKKGHKVIEKGTINSYIYILYEGENRIINEFSNGRVFEFSSTIRKKPHIAFSGLLEFFSDNPEATSTVITSAESTYLRISKKKFGQWLNEDFEAYKKVVQIFAKQLYPSLDRMGTMKVHSGVYLLANYLVINYKEKMPEESEIIIGETRERLSQDLGISLRTVYRLCKELKDMELIDIEKKKIRITSEGMDGLNELVEEIY
- a CDS encoding sulfite exporter TauE/SafE family protein, which translates into the protein MEILYLMVALISTTIGAISGLGGGVIIKPVLDTLGQYDILTISLLSSFTVFSMAVVSTIKQYAAGVRFEGKRTIWLSGGSILGGIAGKSLFSLIYQLVENKELITASQSMILGVLLIIVLLYLLKKNLQSFHIHNLFNIFLVGLFLGMIASFLGVGGGPFNVVLLALLFSMDTKTAAMHSVLIILFSQFAKLLSVYVDTGFAPYNLSMLLFMMPGGILGGLIGSSLNRKFNRKFIEILFMITIILIIGLNFYIFLKSML
- a CDS encoding sulfatase-like hydrolase/transferase; the encoded protein is MKKKTNILMLVSDHQLHYRHGWDGGEGPKRPEFDKFASQGTNFDRAYSVTPLCGPARRSLLTGLYPHNHGNVHNQTESPYDHDIYFNKLADEGYRNYYYGKWHAGPGTALDFGCEGFCPSFYGNPYITKEYKDYLQKENIPKASHRIDNYFWNNSSKEKFKTLHEGKTDYFCEYDWCGEPCVGVTNSPKESHESFFLSYLACQKLEEIAVNGNNEPFHLRVDMWGPHQPYFPTQEYLDMYDPGAIKEYGSFRDNLENKPTCYQKMNRPIADENGNMIIPSVFEWEKWQQILAKAYAQTTMTDEAMGRIVKKLDDLGLGEDTVVIWTSDHGDALASHGGMFDKGSFMTEEIVRIPLAVRFPEKNKYVSDTEALVNTTDIAPTILDLAGTSFSSEIDGESLIPLCSGEKKGRQSMMIENYGQGYRDTQRSRTIVTNQFKYTIYEDDISELYNLKNDPYELNNLRNDKEIVRPLDKRLKDLILEKGDEDGMTIYKRKL
- a CDS encoding sulfatase — encoded protein: MSNQPNIILFLTDDHARWALGAYDDPYVLTPNLDYMARNGVLMKEASTPNPVCSPARACLFTGRIPSQHGIHDYLGNTPNRDENKHWLKEEVPIQALFKKGGYETALIGKWHLGQEHTDKEHFDYSFTIGTEYPILHGENRTFYKGSEKVECEGSLTRTITNEALRYLKERDRSKPLFLVIGHYATHSQWQGHRERLVDYYRQKNIVTRDQTQNYSFGSQRNESLDATRNNPIEALSQYYAAVSQIDESVGSVLDEIEGQKLMDQTLFVYTSDHGLNCGDHGLWGKGNATYPLNLLDRSIQVPLVFYGPEILFNRQKRSEMVNHTDLFQTLLDIGEIKESEEEKQKRNSPGISFAPALTNGSSLTNWKTEQFYEYGPVRMIRTKKYKLILYPDSANNLLIDLVNDPDEIENLYREESYGKIIEVLKTKINIFFDQFTSDHFDGVKCLDTLPQYNSLQAWEPEKERK